In Sphaerisporangium krabiense, the DNA window GGCACCCGCGTGCTGTGGGACTTCGACCGGGCGCTGACCACCGCCAAGGAGTTCGCCGGCCTCGGCGTGGCCTGGCTGGAGGAGCCGCTTCCCCGCCACGACTACCGCGCGCTGCGCGAGCTGACCGCGGCCTCGCCGGTCCCGATCGCGGGGGGCGAGCACAACCGGGGCATCGGCCAGCTCGTGCGGATGCTGGAGGACGACTGCTTCAGCATCTACCAGCCGGACGCCAACGAGAGCGAGGACATCTCGGCGCTGCGCGACTTCGGCGCCATGGCCGCGGCCAGGCATCGCAGGGTCATCCCGCACGCCTGGGCCACCGGGCTCGGGGTGGCGGGCAACCTGCAACTCTGCGCCGCGCTGCCCAACTGCGACTGGCTGGAGTACCCCTACGACCCGCCGGTGATCGTCCCCGAGGCCTTCCACGTCATGCTGGCCGAGCCGCTTCTTCCTGATTCCTCTGGGCTTGTCGCTGTTCCCGACCTCCCCGGTCTGGGTGTAGAGCTGGACCGCGCGGCGATCGAGCCGCTGACCGTCCAACAGGTCTGAAGGGTGTCCGCAGCGATGACAGAGACGTTCCCCGCGCAGGGCGTTGCCCAGCAGTTCCGCACCAAGGCGGAGCTGGCGGCCGAACACATCAAGCAGATGATCATGTCGGGCCAGGCGCCCCCCGGGACGAAGATCGTCACCAGGGTGGTCGCCCAGGCCGTCGGCATCAGCGACACCCCGGTGCGCGAGGCCATCAAGCAGCTGGTCTCCGAGGAGTGGCTGGTCGAGCGCCCGCACATCGGCGCGGTCGTCGCCGACTTCACCGTGCAGAACGTGCGCGAGCTGTACGGCATACGGGCCGCGCTGACCTCCCTGGCCCTGCAACTGCACCAGGCCCCGCTCAGCGGAGCCCGGCTGGCGGCGGTGGACGAGGTGCTGGCCGGCTCCACCGTGGCCATCGCCGCGGGCGACGTCGCCGCGTTCGCCGCGCTCAACCGGCGCTTCCACTCGTTGTTATGCGACACCGAGCAGTCCCGGCTCGTGCACCGGATGCTCGTGGGCCTGTGGTCGAAGACCGAGACGGCGCAGCGCGGTTTCCGGCTCGTGCCGTGGCGGCTGCCGCAGTCCCACGCCGAGCACGTCGCGATCAGGGACGCGCTGGCGGAGGGGGACATCGCCCGCGCGAGCGAGCTGCAGCACGCGCACGAGATGGCGGCGATGAACGCGTTGATCCAAGCGATGGACGGTGAACCATGAGGACAGGACGGGCCCTCGTCGGAGGGCAGTGGCGGGAGACGGCGGAACGCTTCGCGGTGACCGACCCCGCGACCGGCGAGACGGTCGCCGAGGTCGCCGAGTGCGGCGCGGACCTGGCCGTCGAGGCCGTCGACGCCGCGTCGGCGGCCCTGCCGGGCTGGCGGGCCATGCCGGCGCACGAACGGGCGGCGATCATGCGGCAGGCCGCCGCGCTGCTCGCCGCCCGCGCGCAGGAGATCGGCGCCATCATGACGGCCGAGCAGGGCAAACCACTGGCCGAGGCCGCGGGCGAGGTGGTCGCGGGAGCCGACCACCTCCTCTGGGCCGCGGAGGAGACCCGCCGCGTGTACGGCGAGACCATCCCGTCGACCGGCGCCGACACCCGCATGTGGCTGCTGCCCGAGCCGGTCGGCGTCGTCGCGGGCATCACCCCGTGGAACTTCCCGGTCTCGATGATCACCAGGAAGCTGGGCCCGGCGCTGGCCGCGGGCTGCACGGTGGTGCTCAAGCCGTCCGAGCTGACCCCCATGTCGGCGATCGCGGTCGCCGAGTGCCTGACCGAGG includes these proteins:
- a CDS encoding GntR family transcriptional regulator translates to MTETFPAQGVAQQFRTKAELAAEHIKQMIMSGQAPPGTKIVTRVVAQAVGISDTPVREAIKQLVSEEWLVERPHIGAVVADFTVQNVRELYGIRAALTSLALQLHQAPLSGARLAAVDEVLAGSTVAIAAGDVAAFAALNRRFHSLLCDTEQSRLVHRMLVGLWSKTETAQRGFRLVPWRLPQSHAEHVAIRDALAEGDIARASELQHAHEMAAMNALIQAMDGEP